In Microvirga sp. 17 mud 1-3, the genomic window CCGCCAAACCGAGCTCCGAAGAACCCGGCCCTGCGCACGCCTGTTGAGAGTGAAGCTCGCCAGACCAAAATCCGGCGGGGCCGCGGATATGTCCCCGCCCGATCCAATTGTCAACTCCAATCCGCAACCAAAGACGAACAACACAACCCAGACCAGCCAAGGGCCCGCGATAATCCTCGGCAACCATGGAGGAGAGAGGCGCAGCGGAAAGTTGGACGATATTGCATAACCTTGCGGTGTGAGTGCTCTTCGCTGCACGCGCCGTCCTAGCTACTCGCCTCCGCAGTCGGAAGGACGGTACATTCTCTACTGAGCAGGACGTCATCCCGGTTGGCTAGAGACGAGTCAGCATAAAAGATGCTGTCGAGTTTCGAGGAGCGCCCTGGGATTCGCTTTGTGCTGTCGCGGCAAATTCGAGATACCCTGTCACAGGCCTAGTCTGTCCAAGTCTCTTAATCTTGCAGCCTCTCATCCCTCGTCCGGTTCGTCGCATTTAACGACGTGACGCCTTATTGGTCGCCGCCGCCAAGGGACCGGATACAGGCCTTAAAATGCCCCGGCGAAACCTCCTCAAGTGGCGGCACAACGCGTGCGCAGTCGTCAATGGCATGAGGGCAACGGGTCCGGAAGACGCAACCCGAAGGCGGGTTAGCCGGGCTGGGAATATCGCCTTTCAGGATCTGGCGGGTGCGGCCCCGGCCGGGTTCCGGCGACGGAATGGCCGACAGCAGCGCGCGGGTATAGGGATGGCGCGGATCGGCATACAGCGCCTCGCTTGGCGCGATTTCCATGATGCGCCCGAGATAGAGAACGATCACTGTATCGCAAATGTATTCGACGACCGCGAGGTCGTGCGAAATAAACAGCATCGTCAGGCCGAGACGCTTCTGCAGATTGCGCAACAGATTAACGATCTGGGCTTGAATGGAGACGTCGAGGGCGGACACTGGCTCGTCAGCGACGATCAGTTGTGGTTCGAGCGCAAGAGCACGGGCAATGCCGATGCGCTGACGCTGGCCGCCTGAGAACTCGTG contains:
- a CDS encoding ABC transporter ATP-binding protein; the protein is MMEEPLLSVRGLTKHFRPTGFSRGPVVHALEDISFDVPRGKVVGLVGESGSGKTTIGRSVLRLIEPTSGEVRFNGTDLTKLSSAEMRRQRRNLQYIFQDPFGSLSPRMTIGQILTEGLDIQGIGTRAERVGRAKKALEAVDLPADAFDRYAHEFSGGQRQRIGIARALALEPQLIVADEPVSALDVSIQAQIVNLLRNLQKRLGLTMLFISHDLAVVEYICDTVIVLYLGRIMEIAPSEALYADPRHPYTRALLSAIPSPEPGRGRTRQILKGDIPSPANPPSGCVFRTRCPHAIDDCARVVPPLEEVSPGHFKACIRSLGGGDQ